The genomic DNA GGAAGCACACAACGACACCAGACGCGCTGGAACCCGCCGCGGGTCGGCGAGGGGGCGGGAGAACTGGGAAATTCGGAGACCACGAACTTACGGAAGAAGATGTACTCCGTGTAGCTGCTCCAGATCTTGTCTTCGCGGTACTGGTTGACGAAGGCGGCGGTGCCCGAGGAGTTACACGCCACCATGTGGAAGCCGGCCTCAGACAGGCGATCGAACGCCTGCTCCAAGTAGGTGAACTTGAGGTAGAAGCGCGACGTGTACTTCTCGGGCGGCCGGTCAGGGTCGCGGCTCTCGTTGAGCGTGTCTCCGAACACCTCCTTGGCCAGCGCGATGCGTCCGCACACCATGATGCGCGCCACGCGCCGGAACTTGGCGTCCGCCTGGTTGTCACGCACCGTGGTGTAGGAGCCTCGGTAGCCGAGCGTGAGGAAGCCGGAGCGCTTGTCCGGTGCGCCGCCACCCCCGTGCGCTCCGGGACCCGAGGGCGCTGCGGCCGCCGCCCCGCGCAGCAGCGCCTCGCTGCTGCCCTGCGAGACGTTGTCCTCCAGGTCGCTCTGGCAGCCCTCGTCGTTGAGCGAGTTCTGCTTGATGACCTTGGGCGACAGCAGCTTGACCAGGTCGGTGAGCTGGAAGTACTCGGCCTCGCGCAGGAGCCGCTCCTTCTCGGGGAAGTGCTCCGGCAGCGCGAGCTGCTTGTCCCGCAGATAATCCAGCACGTATCTGAAGAGGAAGCCGTCCCGGTCGATGAAGAAGCGCGCCCGGCTGTCCCTGGGCAGCTCGCCCCGGCGTCGGGCGCCGCCCCGGGGGCTAGAGGGCGAGAACATACTGGCTAGAGTGCTATCCGGGACGCTGAGCAGCGTCGAGTGCTTGGTCACATAGACCTGGCCCCCTACGTTCAGCTCCACCACCTCGGGGAAGGGCGAGGGCGCGCAGGGCCCCGGGGCGGCGGCTGCCGACGCGCCGGGCGAGCTAGACGAGGAGACCATCTCGCTAATGGGCAGGATGGTGCCGCCGCCGCTGCCCGTGTCCTTCAAAGCCATGGTCCCCCCCCGCCGCTGGCCAAGTGACCCTGGAGAGCAGCACTTTCTCCTTCCCGAAACCCGCGCCTTACACCCCCAGTGGCGTGCCCCTGATGCGCCCTCGGGCCGAGTGGCACGTTTCTCCGGCCGAGGAGGCCCGCTTCAGGGCTcggggcagcggcggcggcgcccGGGCTCCATCGGGGGAGCGATGTGCAGGAGAGGAGCTCTGCGgacgccgcggcggcggcggcggcgcgagGAGGAGCGGATGCTCCTTTGGGGGCGACGGCGGGGAAGTGTGAGAGACTTGCGAGAGGCTCTTAAGCTGCCGCTCGGC from Pseudorca crassidens isolate mPseCra1 chromosome 4, mPseCra1.hap1, whole genome shotgun sequence includes the following:
- the KCTD8 gene encoding BTB/POZ domain-containing protein KCTD8, with amino-acid sequence MALKDTGSGGGTILPISEMVSSSSSPGASAAAAPGPCAPSPFPEVVELNVGGQVYVTKHSTLLSVPDSTLASMFSPSSPRGGARRRGELPRDSRARFFIDRDGFLFRYVLDYLRDKQLALPEHFPEKERLLREAEYFQLTDLVKLLSPKVIKQNSLNDEGCQSDLEDNVSQGSSEALLRGAAAAAPSGPGAHGGGGAPDKRSGFLTLGYRGSYTTVRDNQADAKFRRVARIMVCGRIALAKEVFGDTLNESRDPDRPPEKYTSRFYLKFTYLEQAFDRLSEAGFHMVACNSSGTAAFVNQYREDKIWSSYTEYIFFRPSQKIVSPKQEHEDRKHDKVTDKGSESGTSCNELSTSSCDSHSEASTPQDNPPSAQQATAHQPNTLTLDRPSKKAPVQWMPPPDKRRNSELFQTLISKSRETNLSKKKVCEKLSVEEEMKKCIQDFKKIHIPDYFPERKRQWQSELLQKYGL